A segment of the Ignavibacteriales bacterium genome:
AGTATAAATCGGTTTTACGTTTTCAAGTGAACGTGAATCGGTTGGATAAGATTTTAACGGTTTGTTGTCTATTATATATCCGGTGCAAATTTTCAGTTGATCGAAATTATCCAATACATCTAATTTGGTTACGGCAATTTCTGTTATTCCGTTTATCATCGCAGAATAGCGCAGCATTGAAGCATCAAACCATCCACATCGGCGCGGTCTTCCGGTTGTTGCGCCATATTCTCCTCCGATGGTTCGAAGTTGTTCTCCGGTTTCATCTTCTAACTCTGTTGGGAAAGGACCGTTTCCAACTCGAGTGGTGTACGCTTTTACAACTCCTAATACAGAATTGACAGCGGTGGGAGGGATGCCTAAACCTGTGCATGCGCCGCCGCTTGTCGGGTTAGAAGATGTCACGAAGGGGTATGTTCCGTGATCGATATCGAGTAACGCTCCTTGCGCTCCTTCAGCTAAAATATTTTTATTTTCTTTCAGCGCACTATTCAGAAAGAATGCCGTATCGGTTATGTATTCGTCGATCTGTTTATCGAACTGTTCGTACTGGTGAACAATTTCATCGATGTTCAATTCCGGGTTGTCGTAAATTTTTCTGAGTATTTGATTTTTTTCTTCGAGATTGCGTTTCAATTTATGAACGAATGTATCGCGATCGAGCAAGTCGACAATCTTAATCCCGACCCGCATAAATTTATCGATATACGCCGGGCCTATTCCTCTGCCGGTTGTTCCTATTTTTTCTGAGCCCTTTTCACGAATTGAATCGAGCAATTTATGATATGGCATAATCAAGTGTGCATTATGACTTATCAACAATCGTCCCGAAATATTTATGTTGAGCGATTGTAATTGTTTAATCTCATCCATCAGAGCGATAGGATCGATTACGACTCCGTTTCCGATAACGCAGGTAACTTGTTCGTGAAAAATTCCTGATGGTATGAGATGAAGGACATACTGTTTTTCCCCGATTACCACGGTGTGTCCCGCATTAGCGCCACCCTGATAACGAGCTACGATATCTACCGAATCGCTGAGGTGATCAACGATTTTACCTTTACCTTCATCGCCCCACTGGGCACCGACTATAATTTTAACTGGCATATGATCTAATAAATAAAAAACTCCGATGTAAAGCAATTACATCGGAGTTCGGTTAAATTGAGATCCATAATTAAACTTACTGAAAACTTGCAATCGCCTTTTTGACGGTTGGATAAAGATCGAAGACGGTTGTAAGTTTTGTAATTACAAGCAGACTCTCGATTTTCTTGGAAGCTGCAGCAATTTTTAAATCACCGCCTGAATTGCGCATGGTTGTCAGCCCGTTAATCAACATACTCAAACCGGAGCTGTTCATAGATTGTACACCGGCTAAATCAACAACGATTTTCTTCTTTTTCTTTTCCAAGAGAAGATGTAGGGTATCGTTCAGTTCAGTTGCATCCGGACCGCCTAAAACGTTTCCGGCCAAAGCAATTATTGTTATTCCATCGGTTTCTTTAGCAGACAGCTTCATAAAGTGCCTATGCTTTTATTGGTTTAACTTTTTTTCGCTCTTTATAGTTATTAAATTCCAAAACAATTGCAGATGCAATATAAATTGATGAATATGTTCCCGTGATAATACCTATGGTGAGGGCAAATGCGAATCCACGATTTACTTCACCACCAAAAAGAAAGAGTACAACTGTCACAATGAAGATTGTCCCCGATGTTATAATCGTACGGCTTAAGGTTTCATTCAAACCTTTATTCATTAATTCAAAAAGCGGGGTTGATTTATATATCTTCTGATTTTCGCGAAGCCGATCGAAAATAACCACTGTGTCGTTAACGGAGAGACCAACGAGTGTGAGAAACGCAGCGATCATGTTTTGATCAATTTCAAAATTTGTATAAGGTGTTAAACCGTCTACGAGCGAAATAATCCCAAGTACAACAAGCACGTCATGGAATAAAGCGACCACGGCTCCTACGCCGAATATGAATTTAAATCGAAAACCTACATATATAAGCATTGCGATAAGCGAGAATAAAACTGCTAAGTACGCTCCCCTACGCAACTCTGCCCCAACTTTAGCCCCGATTTTTTGTTCTTCAAGAACTTGCGGTTGAAGGTTTGCGAAAGATTTTTGCAATGATTCGCGTATTCGGTTACCGATTGTGGTGCCTTCGGCAAGCGCCTGAGTTCTGATTAGTAGTTTTTTAGGGTCACCGTAAGTTTTAATTTCTGATTTCGGAAATCCGGCACCATCCATCATGGAACGCACAGCACTTACATCTGGCGGTTGCTGAAATTCAACTACGAGCTCGGTTCCACCGGTGAAATCTAAACCGTAATCTAAACCACCCTTGAATAGGATGGAAAGCATACCGATTACAATAAGAGCACCTGAAATAAGGTACCATGTTTTCCGTGGTCCAAGAAAATCA
Coding sequences within it:
- a CDS encoding adenylosuccinate synthase, yielding MPVKIIVGAQWGDEGKGKIVDHLSDSVDIVARYQGGANAGHTVVIGEKQYVLHLIPSGIFHEQVTCVIGNGVVIDPIALMDEIKQLQSLNINISGRLLISHNAHLIMPYHKLLDSIREKGSEKIGTTGRGIGPAYIDKFMRVGIKIVDLLDRDTFVHKLKRNLEEKNQILRKIYDNPELNIDEIVHQYEQFDKQIDEYITDTAFFLNSALKENKNILAEGAQGALLDIDHGTYPFVTSSNPTSGGACTGLGIPPTAVNSVLGVVKAYTTRVGNGPFPTELEDETGEQLRTIGGEYGATTGRPRRCGWFDASMLRYSAMINGITEIAVTKLDVLDNFDQLKICTGYIIDNKPLKSYPTDSRSLENVKPIYTLFNGWKSSTRHAKNLNDLPLNAKRYLDAMEELTGCSVSIVSVGARRDQTIFTK
- a CDS encoding STAS domain-containing protein, whose product is MKLSAKETDGITIIALAGNVLGGPDATELNDTLHLLLEKKKKKIVVDLAGVQSMNSSGLSMLINGLTTMRNSGGDLKIAAASKKIESLLVITKLTTVFDLYPTVKKAIASFQ
- the secF gene encoding protein translocase subunit SecF, yielding MRFFGKTNIDFLGPRKTWYLISGALIVIGMLSILFKGGLDYGLDFTGGTELVVEFQQPPDVSAVRSMMDGAGFPKSEIKTYGDPKKLLIRTQALAEGTTIGNRIRESLQKSFANLQPQVLEEQKIGAKVGAELRRGAYLAVLFSLIAMLIYVGFRFKFIFGVGAVVALFHDVLVVLGIISLVDGLTPYTNFEIDQNMIAAFLTLVGLSVNDTVVIFDRLRENQKIYKSTPLFELMNKGLNETLSRTIITSGTIFIVTVVLFLFGGEVNRGFAFALTIGIITGTYSSIYIASAIVLEFNNYKERKKVKPIKA